A genomic region of Campylobacter corcagiensis contains the following coding sequences:
- a CDS encoding phospholipase A, protein MKKISVLSLVCASFLMANNSEIYQKALEYEAKGDYKSAMLEYKKLATKVVVPQNTIAKDESFFDASSQNTEPTSTQNAQTLYTKDTKSSSKKSLYPKAKEENPQWLYMYEPTYIGWAYDFNDKDGRNGKGRKNDELKFQLSFQKPLFDDLIGLDETWSIAYTQTSFWQIREDSAPFRTSSYQPELFVTIPTEGFFDYVRFGFNHESNGKDGMESRSWNRVYASTTFDINDFRITPRIWHSFTFDKDNEDIRQYMGYGDVKFAYDIGRHHLTAMWRNNLRFDSNNRGALELNYYFPLFNTGLHGFLQYFTGYGESLDDYNKHVDKIMLGIAFYQE, encoded by the coding sequence ATGAAGAAGATATCTGTTTTGTCGCTAGTTTGTGCTAGTTTTTTGATGGCAAATAATAGCGAAATTTACCAAAAAGCCTTAGAGTATGAAGCAAAGGGGGATTATAAATCCGCAATGCTTGAGTATAAAAAACTAGCCACAAAAGTTGTAGTTCCGCAAAATACAATAGCAAAAGATGAGTCATTTTTTGATGCATCTAGTCAAAATACAGAGCCAACTAGCACGCAAAACGCACAAACTCTATACACTAAAGATACAAAATCTTCTAGCAAAAAGTCACTTTATCCAAAGGCAAAAGAAGAAAATCCACAATGGCTTTATATGTATGAACCAACATATATCGGATGGGCATACGACTTTAATGACAAAGATGGCAGAAATGGAAAAGGTAGAAAAAACGACGAACTTAAATTTCAACTCAGTTTTCAAAAGCCTTTATTTGATGATCTTATCGGTCTTGATGAGACTTGGAGTATCGCTTATACGCAAACATCATTTTGGCAGATTAGAGAAGACTCAGCTCCATTTAGGACTAGTAGCTATCAGCCTGAACTTTTTGTCACTATTCCAACAGAGGGATTTTTTGACTATGTAAGATTTGGATTTAACCACGAGTCAAACGGCAAAGATGGCATGGAGTCAAGGTCGTGGAACAGAGTCTATGCAAGCACTACTTTTGATATAAACGATTTTCGTATAACTCCACGAATTTGGCACTCATTTACATTTGATAAAGACAACGAAGATATTAGACAATACATGGGTTATGGAGATGTGAAATTTGCATATGATATCGGTCGTCATCATCTAACAGCTATGTGGAGAAATAACTTAAGATTTGATAGCAATAACCGCGGGGCTTTAGAGCTTAACTACTACTTTCCACTATTTAACACAGGTCTTCATGGCTTTTTACAGTACTTTACAGGGTATGGAGAGAGCTTAGATGATTATAATAAACATGTAGATAAGATTATGCTGGGCATTGCTTTTTATCAAGAGTAG
- the mobA gene encoding molybdenum cofactor guanylyltransferase, whose translation MSNKLQVTAVILAGGKSSRMGKDKTLLPFGGYPTLTHFCYARFSEIFKSVYVSSKEQKFVPNLPLIKDDFDSFSPMGALAVILEKFNDEFIFINPADMPFTSQNVIKTLYENLNEVKICVAKDKEFTHSLCGFYHSSLALKAKELYEKGEHKIGLLFKEANFKSIEFDEKFYNINYPNEYENLKERV comes from the coding sequence TTGAGCAACAAACTACAAGTAACAGCAGTTATCCTAGCGGGTGGCAAAAGCTCTAGAATGGGCAAAGATAAGACATTGCTACCATTTGGCGGATATCCTACACTTACACACTTTTGCTATGCTAGATTTAGCGAAATTTTTAAAAGTGTGTATGTTAGCTCTAAAGAGCAAAAGTTCGTGCCAAATTTACCACTTATCAAAGATGATTTTGATAGCTTTTCGCCGATGGGGGCTTTGGCTGTAATTCTTGAAAAATTTAATGATGAATTTATCTTTATAAATCCAGCTGATATGCCCTTTACTAGCCAAAATGTCATAAAAACTCTATATGAGAATTTAAACGAAGTTAAAATTTGCGTGGCAAAAGATAAGGAATTTACACATAGTTTATGTGGCTTTTATCACAGCTCATTAGCTTTAAAAGCAAAAGAACTTTACGAAAAAGGCGAGCATAAAATAGGGCTTTTGTTTAAGGAAGCAAATTTTAAAAGCATAGAATTTGATGAAAAATTTTACAATATCAACTACCCAAATGAGTATGAAAATTTAAAGGAGAGAGTATGA
- the leuC gene encoding 3-isopropylmalate dehydratase large subunit — protein sequence MKQTITEKIFSDHIGRAVKAGEIVDSKIDMVIGNDITTPISIKAFRESGAKKLANPDGFAIVMDHYIPAKDILSANQAKISRDFAYEHDLKNYFDEKDMGIEHALLPEKGLVIPGDVIIGADSHTCTHGALGAFATGMGSTDLAYAMITGKNWFKVPESIKVVFKGKPGEHIYGKDLILEVIRQIGVDGALYKALEFTGESIEFLDMDSRFSLCNMAIEAGGKSGITAADEITKEFLASKNLRDTPKYFYSDDGATYSQILEIDASKLDPVIAYPFLPSNGKSVREAVKDDIAIDQAFIGSCTNGRLSDLRIAANILKGKKVARKTRLIITPATQKIALAAQKEGLMDIFADAGAVVSNPTCGACLGGYMGILGAGERCISTTNRNFVGRMGDRSSEVYLANSAVAAASAITGKITDPRDL from the coding sequence ATGAAGCAAACAATTACTGAAAAAATTTTTAGTGACCACATTGGACGGGCTGTAAAAGCTGGAGAGATAGTGGATTCTAAAATTGATATGGTTATAGGAAATGACATAACAACGCCAATTTCAATAAAAGCTTTTAGAGAAAGTGGGGCAAAAAAATTAGCTAATCCTGATGGATTTGCCATTGTTATGGATCACTACATTCCTGCAAAAGATATATTAAGTGCAAATCAAGCAAAAATTTCAAGAGATTTCGCATACGAACATGACTTAAAAAACTATTTTGATGAAAAAGATATGGGAATTGAACACGCACTTTTGCCTGAAAAAGGGCTAGTTATTCCAGGAGATGTGATAATAGGAGCTGACTCGCACACCTGTACTCATGGGGCTTTGGGGGCTTTTGCAACTGGTATGGGAAGTACTGATTTAGCATATGCCATGATAACTGGAAAAAACTGGTTTAAAGTTCCTGAGAGTATCAAGGTCGTTTTTAAAGGAAAACCAGGTGAGCATATTTATGGAAAAGATTTGATTTTGGAAGTTATTAGGCAAATAGGCGTTGATGGGGCGTTATATAAAGCACTTGAATTTACAGGAGAAAGCATTGAGTTTTTAGATATGGACTCAAGATTTAGCCTTTGTAATATGGCAATAGAAGCTGGTGGAAAAAGCGGAATAACCGCAGCTGATGAGATCACAAAAGAGTTTTTAGCTAGTAAAAATTTAAGAGATACACCAAAATATTTTTACTCAGATGATGGGGCAACTTACTCACAAATTTTAGAAATTGATGCTTCAAAGCTTGACCCAGTTATCGCATATCCATTTTTACCAAGTAATGGTAAAAGTGTTAGAGAAGCAGTTAAAGATGACATCGCGATAGACCAAGCCTTTATAGGAAGTTGCACAAATGGAAGACTGAGTGATTTAAGAATAGCGGCAAATATCTTAAAAGGTAAAAAAGTAGCTCGTAAAACCCGCCTTATCATAACTCCTGCAACGCAAAAAATCGCCCTTGCTGCACAAAAAGAGGGTTTAATGGATATATTTGCTGATGCTGGTGCGGTTGTGAGTAACCCAACTTGTGGGGCTTGCCTTGGCGGATATATGGGGATTTTAGGAGCAGGAGAAAGATGCATCTCAACAACAAACAGAAACTTTGTTGGTAGAATGGGCGATAGAAGTAGTGAAGTTTATCTTGCAAACTCAGCCGTTGCAGCAGCTTCTGCAATAACTGGTAAAATCACTGATCCACGGGATTTGTAA
- a CDS encoding NFACT RNA binding domain-containing protein produces the protein MKYKILTQIGSFLQQFRKISSIKRVNDRVLLVDFGKSYRLNFDMDKTNSSVYIDENLVPIKEYKAPFDGVLAKRFNASDIEKIEVMKGNRILLIKASKSGSYKKIFTNIYFEFTGRFTNVIITDEDSIILEALSHYENDHRAIKVGEIYTMLKPIDIKEKAVLEIGDFKEFFIDEFRRLNDKKLESVKISKLTQISKKIENLELNLSNLESKDELLEKSKNISNLATIITANLHTLKEFDREFTLKDFSGKSISFKIDEPPKIHTKNLFNESKKLKQKAAGIEQEAENLTSKLEFYNSLKELITHAKSINELEILLPKRSSKKSYEKEHDNVENFYFNEYKISVGKNEKGNEFLLKNSKKNDFWFHLKDIPSSHVIVKTNKQSLTPEVIEFAAKVCINFSVKGAGKYAVDFTRRSNVKVRQKAFVNYDNYDTITLDKP, from the coding sequence ATGAAATATAAAATTTTAACTCAAATCGGTAGTTTTTTACAGCAGTTTAGAAAAATTTCATCTATAAAACGGGTAAATGATAGAGTTTTATTAGTTGATTTTGGTAAGAGTTACAGGCTAAATTTTGATATGGATAAGACAAATTCAAGCGTGTACATAGATGAAAATTTAGTTCCTATAAAAGAGTATAAAGCTCCATTTGACGGGGTTTTGGCTAAGAGATTTAACGCTAGTGATATTGAAAAAATAGAGGTTATGAAAGGAAATAGAATTTTACTTATAAAGGCTAGCAAAAGTGGAAGTTATAAAAAGATTTTTACAAATATATACTTTGAATTTACTGGACGCTTTACAAATGTGATAATAACTGATGAAGATAGCATTATTTTAGAAGCATTAAGCCACTATGAAAATGATCACAGAGCTATAAAAGTAGGCGAAATTTACACTATGCTTAAGCCTATTGACATAAAAGAAAAAGCTGTTCTTGAGATTGGGGATTTTAAAGAGTTTTTTATAGATGAATTTAGGCGTTTAAACGATAAAAAACTTGAATCTGTAAAGATAAGCAAGCTAACTCAGATTTCTAAAAAGATTGAGAATTTAGAGCTAAATTTATCAAATTTAGAAAGCAAAGATGAGCTTTTAGAAAAGTCAAAAAATATCTCAAATTTAGCCACAATTATAACTGCAAATTTGCATACCTTAAAGGAATTTGATAGAGAATTTACTCTTAAAGATTTTAGTGGTAAAAGTATCTCATTTAAGATTGATGAACCCCCTAAAATTCATACTAAAAATCTTTTTAACGAAAGTAAAAAACTTAAGCAAAAAGCAGCTGGAATTGAACAAGAAGCTGAGAATCTAACCTCAAAGCTAGAGTTTTATAACTCACTAAAAGAGCTAATTACTCACGCAAAAAGCATAAATGAACTTGAAATCTTACTTCCTAAAAGAAGTTCTAAAAAATCATACGAAAAAGAGCATGATAATGTAGAAAATTTTTATTTTAATGAGTATAAAATTTCAGTTGGAAAAAATGAAAAAGGAAATGAATTCTTACTAAAAAATTCTAAAAAAAATGACTTCTGGTTTCATCTAAAAGATATCCCATCATCTCATGTTATCGTTAAAACAAATAAGCAAAGCTTAACGCCTGAAGTTATAGAATTTGCTGCCAAAGTGTGTATAAATTTTAGCGTTAAAGGTGCTGGAAAATACGCTGTAGACTTTACAAGACGCTCAAATGTTAAGGTTAGGCAAAAAGCTTTTGTAAACTATGATAATTACGATACGATTACGCTTGATAAGCCTTAA
- a CDS encoding phosphatidate cytidylyltransferase, producing the protein MKTRIKTAGILIAALLVLAWLDFYILNLAIFVVALVIAMVEAFKLYGIKENDLAIVGGFLFVVAAILCGSFSGYYKFIIFTLLLATSIVVLKNSENLDPIKVTLYPFAPLLVMWAIYDSLGMIYLVYLIVIVAVMDSGAYFVGKFLGSHTFTTTSPNKTIEGVIGGFVATFFIAGVFYSLFLKDGVIGCPFLSTMFIALASFFGDLFESYLKRKAGVKDSGDIFPGHGGMLDRLDSYLFASIAMSMVVAW; encoded by the coding sequence ATGAAAACTCGCATTAAAACAGCAGGAATTTTAATAGCAGCACTTCTTGTGCTTGCGTGGCTGGACTTTTATATTCTAAATTTAGCGATATTTGTAGTTGCTTTGGTTATTGCAATGGTTGAAGCTTTTAAGCTTTACGGAATTAAAGAAAACGATCTTGCTATCGTTGGTGGTTTTCTTTTTGTAGTAGCAGCAATACTATGTGGTTCGTTTAGTGGGTATTATAAATTTATAATTTTTACGCTTTTACTTGCAACTTCTATTGTAGTGCTTAAAAATAGCGAAAATTTAGATCCGATAAAAGTTACTCTTTACCCTTTTGCTCCACTTCTTGTGATGTGGGCAATTTATGACTCACTTGGCATGATATATTTAGTTTATCTAATCGTAATAGTGGCTGTTATGGACTCTGGAGCTTACTTTGTAGGCAAATTTTTAGGCTCACACACATTTACAACAACTTCTCCAAACAAAACAATAGAAGGCGTTATAGGTGGCTTTGTAGCTACTTTTTTCATAGCTGGAGTTTTTTATAGCCTGTTTTTAAAAGATGGTGTTATTGGCTGTCCGTTTTTATCGACAATGTTTATTGCTTTAGCGAGCTTTTTTGGTGATCTGTTTGAAAGCTACTTGAAACGAAAAGCTGGAGTTAAAGATAGTGGCGATATATTTCCAGGTCATGGCGGTATGCTAGATAGACTTGATAGTTATCTATTTGCAAGTATTGCGATGAGTATGGTTGTGGCGTGGTAA
- the dxr gene encoding 1-deoxy-D-xylulose-5-phosphate reductoisomerase: MVVLGSTGSIGKNTLLIAKQFNLSVEALSCNKNIELLNAQIAEFKPKFVCVGSKNLKSKVKGDVKVFAGEDGILNMLENSKSQKVINALVGFAGLKPSIKTQKLNKTLCLANKESLVVGGKFLKTSEICAIDSEHFGLKFLLKDSPDISKLIITASGGAFRDATLNDLKTATPKDALKHPNWDMGAKITIDSATMANKLFEVLEAYWLYGLKSVDAVIERSSTIHALIEFVDGSTTAHISKTDMKLAIAHAIMPNLNSQILSHFDLLSLPPLKFEEICPKKYPIFSLKDEVLKNPSLGVIINAANEIYVAKFLAKECEFLALKSMVLKALDKFCGENLGSLESVLEVDRKVRQFVSKIKL; the protein is encoded by the coding sequence ATGGTTGTTTTAGGATCAACTGGAAGTATTGGTAAAAATACCTTGCTCATCGCTAAGCAGTTTAATCTTAGCGTTGAAGCACTTAGTTGCAATAAAAACATAGAGCTTTTAAATGCTCAAATAGCTGAGTTTAAGCCAAAATTTGTCTGTGTTGGAAGCAAGAATTTAAAAAGTAAAGTTAAAGGTGATGTTAAGGTTTTTGCTGGTGAAGATGGAATTTTAAATATGCTTGAAAATTCTAAAAGCCAAAAGGTTATAAACGCTCTTGTTGGCTTTGCTGGACTAAAGCCTAGCATAAAAACTCAAAAACTCAACAAAACCCTTTGTCTTGCTAATAAAGAAAGCCTTGTAGTTGGTGGTAAATTTCTAAAAACTAGTGAAATTTGTGCTATAGATAGTGAGCATTTTGGGCTTAAGTTTTTGCTTAAAGATAGCCCTGATATTTCTAAACTAATAATAACAGCAAGTGGCGGGGCATTTCGCGATGCTACGCTTAATGATCTAAAAACTGCAACGCCAAAAGATGCACTAAAGCATCCAAACTGGGACATGGGAGCAAAAATAACAATAGATAGTGCTACTATGGCAAATAAGCTTTTTGAAGTACTAGAAGCTTACTGGCTCTATGGCTTAAAGAGCGTGGATGCAGTCATTGAAAGAAGTTCAACAATACACGCTTTAATTGAGTTTGTTGATGGTTCAACAACTGCTCATATCAGCAAAACAGATATGAAACTAGCCATAGCTCACGCTATTATGCCAAATTTAAATTCTCAAATTTTATCACACTTTGATCTTCTTAGTTTACCACCACTTAAATTTGAAGAGATTTGCCCTAAAAAATACCCTATTTTCTCACTAAAAGATGAGGTTTTAAAAAATCCTAGCCTTGGGGTTATAATAAATGCAGCAAATGAGATATATGTGGCTAAATTTTTAGCTAAAGAGTGTGAGTTTTTAGCACTTAAGAGTATGGTTTTAAAAGCTTTGGATAAATTTTGTGGTGAGAATTTGGGTAGCTTAGAAAGTGTTTTAGAAGTTGATAGAAAGGTTAGACAATTTGTCTCTAAAATAAAATTATGA
- a CDS encoding uracil-xanthine permease family protein, whose translation MNSHEYKFHPKDALLGAQFLFVAFGALVLMPILCGLDTNVALFTAGVGTLIFQLICRNKIPPIFLASSFAFIAPISFAVDRWGLAAAMGGVVVAGVVYALFGLFVKFKGTGFIDKFLPPIVVGPVIMTIGLVLAPTAVASAMPTDLSLYTALNPNFTTTDAMIIAGISLFVTLLCIVFAKGALKLIPILCGLSVGYIISLFYGIVDFSYVKAASWFAVPNFTTPKFELDAILFMIPIIIAPIIEHIGNIYAISNVTNYDYTKKPGLHKTLFADGVATTVAAFLAGPPCTTYAEVTGAVRLTKAFNPAIMTWTAITAILLAFVGKLGALIASVPPCVLGGIMVLLFGIIASVGMETLIKHRVDMDEPRNMVIIALILVPSLGGMVLDFGFASFSQIGLGAVVGVILNLVLPKSKNQATKD comes from the coding sequence ATGAACTCACACGAGTATAAATTTCATCCAAAAGATGCACTCTTAGGTGCTCAGTTTTTGTTTGTTGCATTTGGCGCTTTGGTGCTTATGCCGATTTTATGTGGGCTTGATACAAATGTCGCTTTATTTACCGCTGGTGTTGGAACTCTGATATTTCAGCTTATTTGTCGCAACAAAATTCCGCCGATATTTTTAGCATCAAGCTTTGCTTTTATAGCTCCTATATCTTTTGCAGTAGACAGATGGGGCTTAGCAGCTGCGATGGGCGGGGTAGTCGTGGCTGGCGTTGTTTATGCTCTATTTGGGCTTTTTGTGAAATTTAAAGGTACTGGTTTTATAGATAAATTTTTGCCACCGATTGTCGTAGGTCCTGTGATAATGACGATTGGGCTTGTTTTAGCTCCTACTGCTGTAGCTTCAGCAATGCCAACTGATCTTAGCTTATATACAGCTTTAAATCCAAATTTTACTACAACTGATGCGATGATAATTGCTGGCATTAGTCTTTTTGTAACGCTTTTGTGTATTGTTTTTGCCAAAGGTGCATTAAAACTCATCCCAATACTATGTGGTTTAAGCGTTGGGTATATAATTTCGTTATTTTATGGAATAGTAGACTTTAGCTATGTAAAAGCAGCGTCTTGGTTTGCTGTGCCAAATTTCACTACGCCTAAATTTGAACTAGATGCCATACTTTTTATGATACCTATCATAATAGCTCCAATAATCGAACACATTGGAAATATCTACGCAATCTCAAATGTAACAAACTACGACTACACAAAAAAACCAGGACTTCATAAAACGCTTTTTGCAGATGGCGTGGCGACTACTGTGGCAGCCTTTTTAGCAGGACCACCTTGTACAACATATGCTGAAGTAACAGGAGCAGTTAGGCTCACAAAGGCTTTTAACCCAGCTATTATGACTTGGACGGCAATAACTGCTATACTTTTAGCATTTGTTGGTAAACTAGGAGCTTTGATAGCAAGTGTGCCACCTTGCGTTTTAGGTGGTATAATGGTGCTACTTTTTGGTATCATAGCAAGTGTTGGAATGGAGACTTTGATAAAACATAGAGTTGATATGGATGAACCACGAAATATGGTAATAATCGCTCTTATTTTAGTGCCTTCTCTTGGTGGAATGGTGCTTGACTTTGGTTTTGCAAGTTTTAGTCAAATCGGTCTTGGTGCAGTTGTTGGAGTGATTTTAAATTTAGTTTTACCAAAGAGTAAAAATCAAGCCACAAAAGATTAG
- a CDS encoding Sua5 YciO YrdC YwlC family protein, protein MIYLVQTDTTVGLLSRDFKELNLAKNRDANTPCILTTAKFLGLRVPRPFKNLVRKARKTTFIYPNAKSIRVVKDCEHESFLKEHGSMYSTSANPHGKGFDEEWARSVADEIVGNNFSSKQSSRIYKISRKKLKVIR, encoded by the coding sequence GTGATATATCTAGTTCAAACTGATACTACTGTAGGGCTTTTAAGTAGGGATTTTAAAGAGCTGAATTTAGCCAAAAACAGAGACGCTAATACGCCTTGCATACTTACTACAGCTAAATTTTTAGGTCTTAGAGTGCCAAGACCTTTTAAAAATTTAGTGCGAAAAGCTAGAAAAACAACCTTTATCTATCCAAATGCTAAAAGTATACGAGTAGTAAAAGATTGTGAACATGAGAGCTTTTTAAAAGAGCACGGTAGTATGTACTCAACATCTGCAAATCCTCATGGAAAGGGCTTTGATGAAGAGTGGGCAAGAAGCGTAGCTGATGAGATAGTGGGAAATAACTTTTCATCAAAACAAAGCTCTAGAATTTATAAAATTTCAAGAAAAAAGTTAAAGGTTATTAGATGA